One segment of Purpureocillium takamizusanense chromosome 7, complete sequence DNA contains the following:
- a CDS encoding uncharacterized protein (SECRETED:SignalP(1-26~SECRETED:cutsite=AAA-SA~SECRETED:prob=0.1156)~EggNog:ENOG503P40G), which yields MRFAPALVAVAALGGSYSPLAPFAAASASASASTTATTQDRDWAQIITATFKNNKPCGATANDVDCRTPAQAAPFVAQSFSAYGLTCPAEQAAVLAVMALESGEFHYKHNMFPPPGRPGQGTANMQSPLFNLRYAKSIPAVAPHVANVTEDMVTGGGNGLPAAELNRILALVTVDEYNFGSGAWFMSSQCAKAVRNVLRRTPDQGWLQYNAQCVGVPGDDPDRLAYWTRAKAAMDIK from the coding sequence ATGCGCttcgcgcccgccctcgtcgccgtcgcggcgctcggcggcagctACTCCCCCTTGGCACctttcgccgccgcctccgcatccgcatccgcatccaccaccgccaccacccaagACCGCGACTGGGCACAaatcatcaccgccacctTCAAAAACAACAAGCCctgcggcgccaccgccaacgACGTCGACTGCCGCAcccccgcccaggccgcgccGTTCGTCGCGCAGTCCTTCAGCGCCTACGGCCTCACCTGccccgccgagcaggccgccgtgctcgccgtcatggccctcGAGTCGGGCGAGTTCCACTACAAGCACAACAtgttcccgccgccgggccgcccggGCCAGGGCACCGCCAACATGCAGTCGCCGCTCTTCAACCTGCGCTACGCGAAATCCATCCCCGCGGTGGCGCCGCACGTCGCCAACGTCACCGAGGACATGGTGACCGGTGGTGGTAAtggcctgcccgccgcggagctcaaccgcatcctcgccctcgtcaccgtcgacgaGTACAActttggcagcggcgcgtGGTTCATGAGCTCGCAGTGCGCAAAGGCCGTCCGCAACGTGCTGCGCAGGACCCCCGACCAGGGCTGGCTCCAGTACAACGCCCAGTGCGTGGGGGTCCCTGGCGATGACCCGGACAGGCTGGCCTACTGGACgcgggccaaggccgccatggacATTAAAtga
- a CDS encoding Cholestenol Delta-isomerase (COG:S~EggNog:ENOG50KOG4826), producing the protein MDDSQESQDSIMTVTQETRHEILYFAYGSNLSTRQMRQRCPFSTPVGLGFLEGWRWIINERGYANVVPMTAAAATTTTGEGNTSSNSGGSSSGSGSGSGSSSRGRKAAGVYGLLYLLPPQDEARLDGYEGVPWAYERMHCDYVRWATRPSPLEVEVEGEGDDGRGEAAAAGGDEPVRALVYVDRQRVTEGTPRDEYVGRMEEGIRDAVWNWGLDEAYADRVMRRFWRNKKGGGGGGGHPRGSI; encoded by the coding sequence ATGGACGACAGCCAAGAGTCGCAGGACAGCATCATGACGGTGACGCAGGAGACGCGGCACGAGATCCTCTACTTTGCGTACGGGAGCAACCTGTCGACCAGGCAGATGCGGCAGCGGTGCCCGTTCTCGACGCCCGTGGGGCTGGGCTTCCTCGAGGGCTGGAGGTGGATTATCAACGAGAGAGGGTACGCCAACGTggtgccgatgacggcggcggcggcgacgacgacgacgggcgagggTAATACTAGCAGCAACAGTGGCGGGagtagcagcggcagcggcagcggcagcggcagcagcagtaggGGGAGAAAGGCGGCCGGCGTGTACGGGCTGCTCtacctgctgccgccgcaggacgaggcgcggctggACGGGTACGAGGGGGTGCCGTGGGCGTACGAGCGGATGCACTGCGACTACgtgcgctgggcgacgaggccgtcgccgttggaggtggaggtggagggggagggggatgatGGCAGAggggaagcggcggcggcgggcggcgacgagccggtGCGGGCGCTCGTCTACGTGGACAGGCAGAGGGTGACGGAGGGGACGCCGCGCGACGAGTACGTCgggaggatggaggaggggaTCCGCGACGCGGTGTGGAACTGGgggctggacgaggcgtATGCGGACAGGGTGATGAGGAGGTTCTGGAGGAATaagaagggcggcggcggtggcggcggacatCCGCGGGGGAGCATCTGA
- the STE11 gene encoding Mitogen-activated protein kinase kinase kinase (EggNog:ENOG503NURD~COG:T), whose translation MAMLASKAPFPTAMSSGTVNPGSAPPSALPTSRRVPPMASGSQSFASPTESEFSDAGGPDSVKNWDEDKVCDYLRSINCGDYEKLFRKNHINGENLLELDKQTLQEMGIDKVGDRVRLFLGIKKLRTKAYANQKKRNRDSFAGLDVLFPSTSVDSTRTDPRTTPTAPTNRRFSRQIDLPVPIDSARQQRFPAGTGYLTGGSANATSSSRVPGASDGGRLVPTHTRNNSSMDGSLMAALPQNQEVIRVISTGGVTKVVKIADCNTCEDVMRVTLRKFALREDHERNYCFWVLTGIDPDPNQCRRLGDTELWRIIKDQRRPERNRLILRRVPAGEPGEAELQRAAAIAMEEEQQKHNRALETVDKRSQLKVQKVLGEKWNDQLQQPLSPISFQDRERNLSQAAKELERPLTNESRVPQRLRVGLRQFGGLRPPSELIASDLTSYFPDHPREDIDRTARLSMRRSSRLSKVNSRLSVASSLSFASSVQDAPPIPTIADSWLSGSAHVAKVRARDSQGRLPQIYNRDSIASSMLDTLQEESPIEPNRKSYVSFTESSSDSAAVSITDPDGNTMRTSYYDGDHSTGSGSFQELQQALTDDGEEADEELESFLAGESWDDNKWMKGALIGQGSFGSVYLALHAVTGELLAVKQVEAPAPGANSQNDNRKKSMIDALKREISLLRELRHPNIVQYLGCSSSADKLNIFLEYVPGGSVQTMLNSYGALPEPLVRSFVRQILTGLSYLHNRDIIHRDIKGANILVDNKGTIKISDFGISKKLEASNILSGANNNRHRPSLQGSVFWMAPEVVKQTSYTRKADIWSLGCLVVEMMTGNHPFPDCSQLQAIFKIGGGKAAPTIPEHASSEAQEFLRRTFEIDHNLRPSADELMLHPFLTPIT comes from the exons ATGGCCATGCTCGCGTCCAAAGCGCCGTTTCCAACGGCTATGAGCTCCGGGACTGTCAACCCGGGCAGTGCCCCTCCGTCTGCCCTGCCGACCTCGCGACGAGTGCCCCCGATGGCGTCCGGATCACAATCGTTTGCCAGCCCGACAGAGTCGGAATTCTCCGACGCCGGTGGCCCCGACTCTGTCAAGAACtgggacgaggacaaggtgTGCGACTACCTTCGAAGCATCAACTGCGGCGACTACGAGAAACTCTTCCGAAAGAACCATATCAATGGCGAGAACTTGCTGGAGCTCGACAAGCAGACTCTGCAGGAGATGGGCATTGACAAAGTCGGCGACCGTGTCCGTTTGTTCCTTGGCATTAAGAAACTGAGAACAAAGGCGTACGCCAACCAAAAGAAGCGCAATAGG GATTCCTTTGCTGGACTTGATGTGCTCTTCCCTTCGACCTCGGTCGACTCAACAAGAACCGATCCGCGGACAACTCCCACCGCGCCCACAAACAGGCGCTTCTCGCGCCAAATAGACTTGCCCGTCCCCATTGATTCTG CGCGGCAGCAACGGTTCCCTGCCGGGACTGGCTACctgacgggcggcagcgccaatgcgacgtcctcgtctcGAGTACCTGGCGCCTCCGATGGTGGCCGCCTGGTACCGACCCACACGCGCAACAACTCTAGCATGGATGGGTCCCTGATGGCCGCCTTGCCACAAAACCAAGAGGTCATACGGGTCATCTCGACTGGCGGCGTGACCAAGGTTGTCAAGATTGCCGACTGCAACACGTGCGAGGACGTCATGCGCGTAACGCTCCGCAAGTTCGCACTTCGCGAGGACCATGAGCGCAACTACTGTTTCTGGGTCCTGACTGGTATCGACCCGGATCCTAACCAATGTCGCCGACTCGGTGACACGGAGCTGTGGCGCATCATCAAGGACCAGCGCCGGCCGGAGCGAAACCGTCTCATCCTGAGACGCGTGCCTGCGGGCGAGCCTGGAGAGGctgagctgcagcgcgcagCGGCTATCGCGATGGAGGAAGAACAGCAGAAGCATAACCGTGCCCTCGAGACGGTCGATAAGAGGAGCCAGCTCAAGGTGCAAAAGGTTCTGGGTGAGAAGTGGAACGACCAGCTGCAACAACCGCTGTCCCCAATATCCTTCCAGGACCGAGAGCGAAACCTGTCGCAAGCGGCCAAGGAACTGGAACGTCCTCTGACAAACGAGTCGCGGGTACCGCAGCGCCTGAGGGTCGGCCTGCGGCAATTTGGCGGACTGCGGCCCCCAAGCGAGCTTATCGCGTCCGACTTGACGTCGTATTTCCCGGACCATCCCCGCGAGGACATTGATCGAACGGCGCGGCTGTCTATGAGACGCTCGTCCCGCCTGAGCAAGGTTAACAGCCGCCTGAGTGTTGCCAGCAGCCTCAGCTTCGCCTCCAGCGTCCAGGATGCCCCTCCCATACCGACCATTGCCGATTCATGGCTGAGCGGCAGCGCTCACGTTGCCAAGGTGCGGGCCCGCGACTCTCAAGGACGGCTGCCGCAAATATACAACAGAGACTCGATTGCGTCTTCGATGCTCGACACTCTGCAAGAGGAGTCGCCCATCGAGCCGAACCGCAAATCCTACGTTTCGTTCACGGAAAGCAGTTCGGACAGCGCGGCAGTCAGCATCACGGACCCAGATGGCAACACGATGCGAACCAGCTATTACGACGGAGACCATTCCACCGGATCGGGCTCCTTCCAGGAGCTCCAGCAGGCCTTGACGGATGATGGTGAAGAAGCAGATGAGGAGCTGGAAAGCTTCCTGGCCGGCGAGTCGTGGGACGACAACAAGTGGATGAAGGGCGCGCTCATCGGCCAAGGCTCCTTTGGCTCCGTGTACCTGGCGCTGCACGCCGTCACGGGCGAGCTGCTTGCCGTCAAGCAGGTCGAAGCGCCGGCTCCGGGTGCCAACAGCCAGAACGACAACCGCAAGAAGAGCATGATTGACGCGCTGAAGCGGGAGATCAGCCTCCTGAGGGAGCTGCGACACCCAAACATTGTGCAGTACctgggctgcagctcgtcggccgacAAGCTTAACATTTTCCTCGAATACGTTCCCGGTGGCTCTGTCCAGACCATGCTCAACTCGTACGGCGCGCTGCCGGAGCCCTTGGTGCGGAGCTTTGTGCGCCAGATCCTCACGGGCTTGTCATACCTCCACAATCGCGACATTATCCATCGCGACATCAAGGGTGCCAACATCCTCGTTGACAACAAGGGCACCATTAAGATATCCGACTTTGGCATCtcgaagaagctcgaggcgtCCAACATCCTCAGCGGTGCAAATAACAACCGACATCGCCCGTCCCTCCAGGGATCGGTGTTCTGGATGGCGCCCGAGGTGGTGAAGCAGACATCGTACACGCGCAAGGCCGATATCTGGTCGCTCGGGTGCCTGGTTGTGGAGATGATGACGGGCAATCACCCGTTCCCCGACTGCAGTCAGCTTCAGGCCATCTTTAAGATTGGCGGTGGCAaagcggcgccgacgataCCAGAGCACGCAAGCAGCGAGGCACAAGAGTTCCTTCGGCGGACGTTTGAGATTGACCACAATCTGCGACCGAGCGCCGATGAGCTGATGCTGCACCCGTTTCTGACGCCCATTACGTAG